A single region of the Plutella xylostella chromosome 28, ilPluXylo3.1, whole genome shotgun sequence genome encodes:
- the LOC105389276 gene encoding uncharacterized protein LOC105389276 codes for MKLFVFVLPLFVVMAAVLAQPPPRFRRKLDDADHYRPRGGVLTDDEVDPPECTDEYCEPPTHPPRAPAARRQGNGCPFDYCPPTVHPRSKIYIKLNAQQFGGDNNFDEAPYL; via the exons ATGAAACTGTTTGTGTTTGTTCTGCCTTTATTCGTCGTCATGGCTGCAGTGCTTGCACAGCCACCTCCT CGTTTCCGCCGCAAGCTCGACGACGCCGACCACTACCGTCCACGAGGCGGAGTGCTGACAGATGACGAG GTGGACCCCCCGGAGTGTACTGACGAGTACTGCGAGCCCCCAACACaccccccccgcgcccccgcg GCGAGACGCCAAGGCAATGGCTGCCCGTTTGACTACTGCCCTCCCACCGTGCACCCCCGCTCTAAGATATatataaa GCTCAATGCTCAACAATTTGGCGGTGACAATAATTTTGACGAGGCAccgtatttataa
- the LOC105389257 gene encoding uncharacterized protein LOC105389257: MKLFVFVLSILVVMAAVFAQPQGRFRRKLDDADHYRPRGGVLTDDEAQADPPECTDEYCEPPTHPPRAPAARRQGNGCPFDYCPPTVHPRSKIYIKLNAQADLNVGGGLP, translated from the exons ATGAAACTGTTTGTCTTTGTTCTGTCTATATTAGTCGTGATGGCTGCAGTATTTGCACAGCCACAGGGG CGTTTCCGCCGCAAGCTCGACGACGCCGACCACTACCGCCCACGAGGCGGAGTGCTGACAGATGAcgag gcgcaggcggACCCCCCGGAGTGTACTGACGAGTACTGCGAGCCCCCAACACaccccccccgcgcccccgcg GCGAGACGCCAAGGCAATGGCTGCCCGTTTGACTACTGCCCTCCCACCGTGCACCCCCGCTCTAAGATATATATAAA GCTCAATGCTCAAGCTGACTTAAACGTTGGGGGTGGTCTACCGTAG